A single Nostoc sp. PCC 7107 DNA region contains:
- a CDS encoding AbfB domain-containing protein, which yields MKFNCLKKLLSVATLSVSVSAILLTSTSTSVFSQSKSKSSFFSFKSYNAPNRYIRHKNFLGYLEPINNDLGRKDATYKLVPGLANSQCKSFESVNFPGHFLRHENLRLKLARRTNQQLFKEDATFCIVNGLFGNNTSTVSFESFNLPGHYIRHKNFELWVEAADGRDIFRQDATFYRTNPLYP from the coding sequence ATGAAATTTAATTGCCTGAAAAAGCTCTTGAGTGTTGCAACTTTAAGTGTGTCAGTCAGTGCTATCCTTCTGACATCCACATCTACATCAGTTTTTTCCCAAAGTAAAAGTAAATCTAGTTTCTTTTCCTTCAAATCATATAACGCTCCCAATCGTTATATTCGGCATAAAAATTTCTTGGGCTATTTAGAACCAATCAACAATGACCTGGGAAGAAAAGACGCAACCTATAAACTTGTTCCAGGATTAGCAAATAGTCAATGCAAGTCATTTGAATCTGTAAACTTTCCCGGTCATTTTTTGAGACACGAAAATTTAAGGCTGAAGTTGGCAAGAAGAACTAATCAGCAACTTTTTAAGGAAGATGCTACTTTTTGTATTGTGAATGGACTCTTTGGTAACAATACTTCTACTGTTTCATTTGAATCATTCAACTTACCCGGACACTATATACGACACAAGAACTTTGAGTTATGGGTAGAAGCAGCAGATGGAAGAGACATCTTCAGACAAGATGCAACGTTTTATCGCACTAACCCTCTATATCCGTAG